The following nucleotide sequence is from Tenrec ecaudatus isolate mTenEca1 chromosome X, mTenEca1.hap1, whole genome shotgun sequence.
CAGGAGGTGGCTTGGCCTAGCTGCATCACCTAAGGGGACCTGAACTTGCTGGACTCGTGCCCTTAGGCAACTTGTCTCCTAAGGAAAGGGATGatcagaaacaaaaccaaagactTCAGAAATGGAGACTGGAGAGAAATCAAGCTGCTTGAAAGCAAAATAAGGAAAAACAGAAACAGTTACCTCTTCCACGACAGCAACCCACGTGCGCTGGTACTCGTCACGGTAGATACCCTCTTGGTGAACCCAGAGGTGATCGGGTGGAGCCCCCACATCCTCTCCTGCCATTCTGGGCCTTGGGTTCCAATCCTATCCCTGATTTTCTCCACCTAAGCCTGCAGCACCCACGCACAGGACACAGTGTGACTTTCTGGGTTTGATTGGTTTTCCACGGAGCTAGGTGACCTGGCACTAGCAACCACCAAGCAGAACCAAACCTGACAGATGTCTATTGGTAGATATGGAACTGAGGCCCAGGCGGAGCTGTGAACGTGTAGCCCTAGCACTACATAAAGCTCAGCAGTGGCCTCGGGTCCTGGGCATTCGTACAGCCAGAGCCAGCAGGAAACTGCACAAGAGTGCCTAGTGGCCAGAAAGGGCTATGTATGGCAGATACGTGCAGGCCACTTTCCCTGGTAAAAAACAACTTCCATTTTGAAAGGGAAGATTCTGAAGCTCAGATTAGGTGTGCTGCTCCCTATATTTGTATCAAAACCTGTTTTGAGGGCAAAGAAC
It contains:
- the MTCP1 gene encoding protein p13 MTCP-1; the protein is MAGEDVGAPPDHLWVHQEGIYRDEYQRTWVAVVEEETSCLRARVQQVQVPLGDAARPSHLLTSQLPLMWQLYPEEHYMDNQSRLWQIEHHLMIMGVQELLLKLLPHD